In the Rhinolophus ferrumequinum isolate MPI-CBG mRhiFer1 chromosome 12, mRhiFer1_v1.p, whole genome shotgun sequence genome, ATTAAATACTGTATTTGCTTAACAGCCAAATAGTTGCTGTGTAAACATGCTGTGGAAAGGGATATTCTCAATGAGCTATATTAGAGGTCAGTGCATAGTCTCATTGCTTGGTGAGGAGACCATAACTctctcaccctcatccctcaCATTCCAGGGAGAGTGGAAAGATGTCACCACAGATACCCACTAGGGAAACCTTTTACCCAAACCACATAACCCTTAGGTCTTCCAGATACTAAGTTTTTACCTTCATTATCTGAATAACTTGGAAATTAGCATTTACTattctccaagaaaaaaaataattattcccaTTGAAACCAAAgaccatttttatttcagaaaaaaatcagatggcATGTAAGAAAACAGCAGGGGTGAGAGGGAATTAATTTCAGTACCTTACAGCCATCGACATTGATTTTTCCcaaatttgtaaaaaagaaaagatttcacaGCTGAGCTGAGATCAAAAGTGGTGCATTTAACAGGATCTTGAGAATCCAGAAGACCATCTTGTTTAAATACCTTTAAGAATCTACAGTATGATTCTTTAAACCTGGTGTCAACAAAAGGGCAAATAGGTTGGGGGAGGGTGGACATATAGCAGAAACCATCTGCTAAAAGGCAACACTAGGGAGCCCCTCAACACATTTCAGGGAGTCAATGTACAATTGCCCCAGCTAATGAGTCATGcctttcctgcctctctcctcactTTGCTGCAAGTTTCACGATCACGGAGAAGGCAGTGGGAGACCTACGTGATAGGGAGTGGCGTAAACATGAAGTACCAGGTGTCATGGGGGAACCCTGCAACCTAAATTCTACGGAAACAGTTCTGTTTCAAGAAGTTGGATTGTCAAAGAAGACACTGAGAGTGCTACTCAGATGACAGCAAGAACAGTTTAATCTTTTTCTTGACATCTGCTACTAGAATGTCAGAAAACCCCATGACCCACTGATCAAGACAGCAAAGGATCACAGTGGAAATGGAGATGAGGATCTGATAGGTCTAAGTTCTTCAATTTCTCCAAGCATTTGGTGAGTCCATACTATATGGTAGATGCTGTATTAGATACTTGGAGGCAGAAGAATACAAAGGTGAAGAAGGCATTAAAACTGCCCCAGAGTGGCTCAGGGAAGAGAAGACAATACTTAGAGAGGGAAAATTTGAGACCCACATACCAGACTTGTGAAAAAATTTCTTAACAGAGGTATAAAAAAGTCTGGTGTACTAGTGGAAAACTTTATGGAAAGGATGCAATTAAAGTTGGGTTTTGAAGaaagatttggaagaaaaggaaaatgacagagGTGATTTGGTAGTTTCTATACTGGTTGCCTGGGTAGATAGTGATGTCATTGACCAGGAGAAAGCAGCAGAGGGGAGCAAGTTCGCAAGGCAAGTAAGTTCAATTAGAGAATAATATGGCTGAATTACTTCATCCAGATAGTGATAGCCAAAGGATATTTGGAAATTCAGTTCTCGGTCTTGAGAAACCTGGGTGGCACTCTTTCCTGGGTGCTGTATGTGTGTAAAGACAAGCAATATGGTATGCAGAGTGGTTGTCTGGGCCCACATCCCACACAATGCAGGTGACTTGGACACTTTCGCTTCTTGTATATTACCCCTTGCAAAGCCATAGCCTTTGGTTGCTACCCTCCGATGTTATGATTTAACTTGAGAGAATTGCACTAAAAGACCATGTCTACATTTTCAGGGTTTTGGCAGAAAAAACTATTAGGATAATTTTTATCTTGTATTGGTTTCTCTAATAGACCTGggggaacaaaatgaaaaactcgCCCTCTTCATAAAATGTCAGCCTGCTCTGAGCCTGTGTTCTAAATCTCAGCAGGGAGGGGAGCTTTCGTGGAGACAGTCTTTGGTGGAGACAGTCACTGTGAAGCCTTCTTAGTAGCCTATtctacaaagaaggaaaaaatcaagaaatggGCAAGGGCTCAAGCTTCACAGCAGCATCTTTgtggaataaaaacaatgaaggcGGTTGCCTCTTTCGGCCGCACTAGGCAGCAGATAGCCTCACGGGCCGCGTGATGCGTGGGCAGAGGAAGGGTGCCGCGTCCGTGTTCCGCGCGCACGTGAAGCACCGCAAGGGTGCCGCTCGTCTGCGCGCCATGGATTTCTCCGAGCGGCACTGGTACATCAAGGGCATCGTGAAGGATATCATCCACGACCCAGGTCGTGGCGCGCCCCTCGCCAAGGTTGTCTCCCGTGATCCGTACCAGTTTAAGAAGTGGACGGAGCTGTTCATTGCCACCGAAGGCATCCACACCGGGCAGTTCGTGTACTGTGGCAGGAAGCCTCAGTTGAATATTGGCAATGTGCTCCCGGTGGGCACCATGCCTGAGGGCACCATCGTGAGCTGTCTGGAGGAGAAGCCTGGTGACCGGGGCAAGCTGGCCCGAGCCCCTGGCAACTATGCCACCGTCATCTCCCACAATCCTGAGACCAAAAAGACCCGAGTGAAGCTGCCCTCCGGCTCCAAGAAGGTCATTTCCTCTGCCAACAGAGCTGTGGTCGGTGTGGTGGCCGGAGGTGGCCGCATTGACAAGCCCATCCTGAAGGCCGGCCGAGCCTACCACAAGTACAAGGCAAAGAGGAATTGTTGGCCCCGTGTGCGGGGTGTGGCCAGGAAGCCTGTGGAGCATCCGTTTGGAGGTGGCAACCACCAGCACATCGGCAAACCCTCTACCATCCTCAGAGATGCCCCTGCTGGCTGCAGAGTGGGTCTCATTGCTGCCCGCCGGCCCGGGCGTCTACGGGGAACTAAGACTGTGCAGGAGAAAGAGAACTAGGGCTGGGGGGCTCAAAAAGTCTTTCCTTttgccactaaaaaaaaaaataaaaaagaaagaaaaagaacaatgaaggCCTCTTCCAGGTCTGAAGACCCTCCGGGAACCACAACAATTCCTGCAGGGCTTCTGTGAATCCAAAGATGGGAAGAGCTTCCAAGAAGACCCAATTTTAGCAGGTGAGGATAACAAAGAAATGTGAACATATTCTGTACATTATAAAATGCTATTCAAATGGAAGGCATTATTACTACTCAAATGCTCAATGCCACTTCCCCATTACAAACTGCTCTCAGGAAAGCTTTTCATTTCGCACATTCATTCATACAAGGTGAACAGAAGCTAATGCATAACCCCCTCAGGTTTTGTGTGTTTAGGTAATTTCTGGCATGAATGAACAGGTGAAAATAAGTTggtaagtatgtgtgtgtgtgcacgtgtgtgtgggAGTGTGTAAAGCACAGTTCGTGAATCCACCTTGATGAAAAGCACAATATGGCCACTAGTGACGCTAATCGTGGAGGAGCCCCCAGGCAGAAAAATAGGCCAGGCATGCTGTGTTCAAGCTCAAGCCACTGTGCAGGCACCATTTTTATTTCACGATGATACAACACATACAAATAGGTATAACTTTAACAACAGCAGCTACtatagatatatacatgtatatgtgtatataacatatatttatatattatataaattagataattgtataataatttttttttccattctgtttcaGGTTTTCTGATAAGGATCCTGAAATTTTTGTCCTAAATCCACTTGCTATTTGATTGTAAGTAGACAAAGGGTGGGTAtgggggatgtgtgtgtgtgtgtgtgtgtgtgtgtgtaagagagagagaagatatttgtGTTCCGTATTTCCCTAACAGTTGTTATGTCTCACATCCTTCATTTTGCCTGTAAGATACTATGTTCTTCCTATGTGGTACTTCCACTTTTGAAGTCCAAATTTTCTGGTAGTCATACTTTCATGGGGAGATAGATGGAGGTGTCCTTCTCTAGTTATGGACTTTCTACAAAGCACATGGAATCCTAAAGGCAAGATGAGGAATGTGAAACATAACAGCCATTAGGGAAGTACAGAACCCAAAaatctctctcttacacacacaaaatcattcccctaccccacccctgcccacttACAATCAAATGGCAAGTGGATTTAGGACAAGAATTCCAGGACCCTATCAGAAGACCTGAGACAGAATGGAAAAGTAGGCCGCCCTGCTGCTTCCAGCATTCCCCAGAGAACTCCACGCCTTCCAACAGCAAGCATGTCTGCTTCTATTTCTGACTCTTCCTTCAGGAGGCCCCTCAGGGCTTGGCTGCTCTGTTCCAAGAGTACAACCCAGGGCGTTCTGTCAGGTTGCTCCAGTTTCTATATTAGACTCAGCATTTATGTATTGATACGCATTCCCCCAAATCCATTTTCCATCATTAAAAGGTCTGACACTGGTGGCCAGAATAATCTGCCACTCTGTTTCCctcttcctgccatggcccatcCATTCAATATTTACActgaaaaaatagaagaaatgattACAAAACGCACAAACTTTAGAATGAGCTGTGTATCCATGTGAAGAAAAAGACATTAGCTTTTCCTTTCACACTCACCTTACCTTGAGTTTGAGAAGGCTCTCTCGGAGTTTCGGGGCTTATTATAATAAAGCCACACAGTTAGTTGTTCCTGTCCTGCAGAAGGACAAACATCCCACTGTAAGAACCAAATATGACACCCCTTAGCTGAGGAGGGATCATTTACTTTCATGCAGGAAACATCTTATCTCACATGTTCATCTGCATTGAGGGCTTTTTTCAAATCTAATTTTATACCAATCAACTCACCTGTCCATCAACAAACTGTATGGGGACAGGGAAGTGGGGGATTGCTAAACTTAGGTCAGAGTTATGAGGCTGGACAGGGAAAATAGCTGATGGAGCAGACCTTGGATGAAAAAAAGGGAGTCCTgggcaggaggaaaggggaaacCCTGTGGGTGACACCTGGAAGGCCTCTTTCCAATAAAACGTCCAGGGAAATAGCCACAGCAGGATTCACAGTCAGCTTTCAAGGGGCGaagtttaaacattcactgaacaAACGTGCATGGAGAAAGACTTCaggaaaatagtaaatgaaaaagacacagcaatctatctctgcttcctttcacccttccctccttccttccttccttcctttcttttttttaaatttagtactTGCAATCACTGGTTCCATAAAGGTTTGTACTGGcttctaaatgaaaaacaaacccaTTTGGCACATCCAATAGAATcattaaaataaggataaaaaaaaataagagatgtGGAAGAATGAAACAGTGTGGAGAAGAGAAATCACTGTAACATAAACTCTAGGCTAAGTATATTTATCACAACTAACCTATAATCTAGCTTTGAACTATCCTATGGACATAATGAGTTGCACAACACTTATTaactaatgaaaagaaagtatAACCTGCATAATGGGAAACCAAAATTTAATGTTGAGAAAATAGTTAAGTGGAgattaattgtattaaaattgaaacTGAGTTACAGAACATGACTATATGCCAGATATTTTCTCACTTAATGCTCACAGTAAACCTACGATATAGCCGTTctcatgcccatttcacagatgaagaaacagccTCTGAGAAGTAGAGTGACCAGGACATTAAGCAACGTTATGGAGAATTTATTCAATGACAACTTGACGCATGCCACAAAATTGTTCTTTATTTGGTCAAAGACCTAAAAGAAGCAAAGTCACCAAGATTACCAGGTTCTTCAAGAAGCATCTGATATCACAAATGAGTAGAACCTCCACTTGAGAAAGGAAGAGTCGAGTTGGCATCAGGGAACTATTTAGGTTCCATCCATAAGCGTGACATATCACAGAACCAACTTCAGAGCAGCACTTTACTGTTTTTGCTGTTGTATAATCATACATCCAGGAGCAAAATCTATGCAGCTAGAGCAGGAAGGAAAGTCTGTGAACTCTCTGGGATCCTGTCCTAAATATTACTTTTCAGAGGGGTGGATGACAACTGTTAAGTTTCAATCTGTCATGTGCCAGATTCCCAGGAACTTCCAGTAAAAATGAAACAGTGATTTCTCAGGCTTCTGGAGGTAGTTGAGAGTGGGGAGCTGGGCGGAACCTGATTGGGTTTGGTGGGTCAGCTATTTTACTGCCATATGTCTCTTTCACATAATaattcatttgatcctcatggCAATCCTGAGAGATATATAATATGATGGTTTTCAATCCCATTTCGTGGATCACAAAACTGAGGTCATGAGAGATTAAGATTTTGCCCACAAATCATGACAAAACCTAGATCTCCTGGTGCTAAAGCCTGTGCTTTTTGTTCTTTACCCCACTTTCCCTCCCAGGAAGAAACGCCCTCTTGGAGGATGAAGAACAGCCCTGCATATTGTAGAAAATCCTATTTAAACTGATTGTGTGTCGGGAGAGCTACGTGCCTGCCTgataataatttcctttcttttcggTATTCTCTGAGCAGTAACTTCCAGACCTCAGAAAGCTGACTTCTACAACTGAGCAACTCAAAATCCTGCAATTAATTTTACCCTTCTGCCGTGCTTCCTGCATTTCTGCTATTGTCTGGTTCTGATTTTCTACATCCTGTTCCAAAATTGGGACTCATTCAAAACCAAGCACCTCCTTTATAGGTTCCACCAGCTCCTCACTCAGCCATCTTCAGAGGCCTGACAAATCATTGTTTCATTCTTGCTGGAAGTCCCAGGGAGCCGGGCACATAGTCTGGCAGACTGAAACTTGACAGCTGCCTCCCCAAGCCTTCTGAAAGGCAAAATTTAGGACAGCATCCCAGAGAGTTTACAGACTTTGCTTCCTGCCCTAGCTTCATAGATTCTGCTCCCGGATATAAGATTAAGCGATGGCTAAaattccagagttctgaaaataTACTGTCAGCTGAGATGACAGAAAACAGATGTGTGGAGCTTAGTTTCTTGTAGTGTCTGGTGGAGGAGTTAAAGATTTTAACAAGGCATGAGAGTGGGGAGTAGGAGTGGGAGAAATGGGGGTAAAGGCCGTGTGCACTAGCTGCCTTGAAATCTTGGTTTGGAAGCAATAGTTAGAGAATTGTGTAATATCATACTCTTTTGTCCTGTTAAAgagtaataaaatggaaaagtctAAGTAAAAGGGTATAGAGAATATCACTTTTTGTTGGCACCAGGCAAACTGCACTGCTGTGCTCATAACTGGTTTGAAATTGAGAAAACCTAAGTGTTTACCATTATAACTTCTCTCAATAGATGTGAGGGAATCGGGATTCAAGTGCTAAAGTTTTCTGTCTAAGAGGGTAATggaagaatatttattttgaaaacacaaattcaCGTGAGTCTTATCCATCCGAAAGTTTTATAACAGTTATAATGACAATGACAACTCAAGTGTCATGGACTCCTGATTCTACTTGCTACTACAGGACCACAGTCCTCCATGAAATAATTCCTATTATCTTATCTATTTCTGGGAGTCCCCAGGCAAGGTCTTACATATGCTCACAGATCAGTCCACTGCTACCACTTCTATCACCTCAACTACCACACCAAAGCCCTCAAGGTGCGAAACCTGGGGAAAGAGATGGCTCTCACCCCTCTGCTATGCGACACCTGCTCAGGGAAGCCAGAAAGCAGTATTACTTCTATTCTTCTTCTTTCTGGTGTTTTAAATGCAATAACTTTGTCATATTTTTACCAACATCCCTTTATCTCTGTAGAACCAGAAATGAATTCCTGAGATTGGGCCAGAAAGAAGAGATATATTTGAGTGGCAACCTTCAGACTATACCCAGAAAGCCCCCTTTCTCTGACAGCCAATACTTGGCTATAACAAAGCCAAGTTGTCATACCAGTGTCCTTTGCCCCAGAGGTTCCTCAGTACCTTGAAGAAACAGACTTCTAGCAAACCCACTACAACTCAtcagacattcattcattcaataaatgcttacttgagtgtctactatgcaccagaaataaatgaatgtcaACGTTCTAATGCATCAGTTCTCTTTAGACCCTATCTCAGTCCTGGGCATATCTGCTCCTTCCAAAATGTAAGAGCCTGCCAGCAGTCACTGATAACCACAAGGATGTATTTCCAATTGTATCACCATCTGAATGCATGTAATATTAATCATTCCACACTCAAACatctcttttctaaaaaattattcagaagCCCATAGGCATAGCTATACTTAGAAAGCTGTATAGGcttttgggaaaacaaaacaatcccacCAACAAAAGACTCCACCATatcagtaaaaaagaaagagtggGCATTATCATTAAAGTACACATGTAAGTACCAAAGTGACTACAAGGTCTGGACAGAATTTCACACAAACATATACAGTGAAGTGAAAGAAAGAGTAACAATTTCTCTTATCTTCTTAAGAGATAAATGGGTGTACCTTGTAATTGTCTCCTATATACCTCGGGAGGGAGTAATTTCTGAGTTATGAATTTACAGCTCCAACAGTCAAAAAGCCCATGAACTTGCTTTGTAAAATTGAAAGGTTGTGCCTCATTGAATCCATTATGTTTTTCAAGAAGGTACCCTAagaaagggagggtgggaagaTAGTCACCTGTTTCCTCAAAGAAAATGTCACCATTTTATCTCTACGAGGCTTG is a window encoding:
- the LOC117031511 gene encoding 60S ribosomal protein L8-like, whose product is MLKQHSSGKLLLVRGFVVLMEKKKIEDPRRKEFGFHNFGRQRAFVKTEQFKPSVCSEAADSLTGRVMRGQRKGAASVFRAHVKHRKGAARLRAMDFSERHWYIKGIVKDIIHDPGRGAPLAKVVSRDPYQFKKWTELFIATEGIHTGQFVYCGRKPQLNIGNVLPVGTMPEGTIVSCLEEKPGDRGKLARAPGNYATVISHNPETKKTRVKLPSGSKKVISSANRAVVGVVAGGGRIDKPILKAGRAYHKYKAKRNCWPRVRGVARKPVEHPFGGGNHQHIGKPSTILRDAPAGCRVGLIAARRPGRLRGTKTVQEKEN